GTTATAAAAGTCGGAAACAATCCTAACCACATCCTTAACGGCAATAGTTTTCTTCGGTTTAATGTTATTTTTTATATAATTTCTAACATCAATCATCGTTATCTCTCTATTTTTAAGCTGGGCATGGCAAAGCAGAGTGTTAACAGCTCCTTCTAGGTCTCTAATATTGCCGTTTATAGTGTGAGCGAGATAATCTATGATTTCTCCTGACAAAGTAATACCTTGCTGGACTGCTTTGGCGGTAATAATGGCGATCCTCGACTCTTTATCAGGCGCTGGGATATCAACCGTCATACCGGCTGAGAGGCGTGATTTAAGCCTCTCTTCGAGCCCGGTGATAAAGTAAGGGTGTTTATCAGAAGAGAAGATAATTTGTCTGTTATTGTCGTATAAGGTATTGAATAGATGGAATAATTCCTCCTGGAATTTCTGTTTGTCTGAGAAGAATTGAATATCATCAACAATTAAAACATCATATTTGCGATATTTCTCCTTAAAAACGTTCATTTTCTGGTTTTGAAGCGCATTCATGCAGTCTTGCCCGAATTGTTCAGAGGTCATGTAGTAAACCTTCTTGCTTGGGTTTGCGGTTTTAATATGATTGCCGATAGCCTGGATCAAGTGAGTTTTGCCGTGGCCAGTAGAGCCATGGATGAAAAGAGGATTGTACATAATGCCAGGTTTCTTGATGACAGCTTGGGCAGCGGCATGAGCCAGTTCGTTGAACGGTCCGATGACAAATGTTTCAAATGTGTAGCGCGGATTTAGATTATCATCCCTGTTCACCTGTGTTTCCGGCAGAGGAAGTTCCTTATTATGGAGAGTAGACTCTCCTGGCCTCTCTTCTCTTTTGCGAGATTCTTCTTTATTTACCACATATTCGATGGCGTGGACGGAACTTTCAAGACCCCTCAGACTTTTGAGGATGGTGTTGTGGTACTTAGTCAGGAGCCACTCCTTAACAAAGGCATTTGGGACAGAGAGCACCACCACCCCACTATCTTCTTTGACAATACGAGTGTCTTTAAACCAGGTGGTGAAGTTTGCACTTGAGATACTTAGTTCTATTTCTACCAGAACGCTTTGCCAAAGTTGTTTATAGTCGATCATAGCGATTGTCAGGTAACATAGTATATCTTTTTAGATTCGGATAAAAACTTGTTAAAGACTCGAAAAATGTTTATAATGTGTTCATAACCTGTTAAGAAAAAATGTCTACGACATACAAACCAAAAAAACGCAAACGGGCTAGGACCCACGGCTTTCTCTCGAGGCAAAAAACTTCCACCGGGAGAAGGACCATTCGCAACCGCCGCCGCAAGGGTCGTACCCGTCTTTCTACTGTCTAAATGCTTCATTTTTACCTCCGTGTTAAGCCAGCGCTAACGACGAGAGTGATAATCTCTGTTTCAAAAAAGATTTCCAAAAAAGCGGTTACGCGCAATACCATCCGCCGCCGCATTCGGCCGATTGTGCGTGAATTTGTTTCTAACCTTAAACCAGCAACTTATTTCATTGTGGCTCAAAATGGAGTAGAAGAGATCAAAGGGAAAGAACTAGAGAGGGAGTTAAGAATGCTCTTTCTAAGTTATAATATCTAAATGTCTTTTCTCTATCACACATTTTTTTTCGACCCGCTCTATAATCTTCTGGTGCTTTTATTTGAAGTACTACCTTGGGTTGATGCTGGTCTCATTGTCATTTTTCTAACTATTTTAGTTCGTTTAATTATCTTTCCGCTCTCGAGAAAGGCAGTGCTCACTCAAGTGAAGATGTCAGAGATTGCCCCAGATTTGGCTAAAATTAAAGAGAAATACAAAGATAAGGCTGAAGAGCAGGCTAGACTAACCCTCGCTCTCTATAAAGAAAAAGGAGTTAATCCATTCTCCGGAATATTAGTTATTATCATTCAAATTCCTATTATTCTCGCTTTGTATCAAATCTTCCTTCACTTCCCCGAGGTTAACTCCCAACTACTTTATTCATTTGTGGCAGTTCCTGAAAATATTAGTACCACTTTTCTCGGCTTTATGGATATCACAGCCAAGAGTCTCGTCCTCGCACTATTAGCCGCTGTTTCTACTTTTTTCCAATTCCAACTATCTATGAAAGGACAGACCCAACCCAAAGGTAATTCTTTTGGCGATAATCTCACTCGCAGTATGCAGACTCAAATGAAATATTTTTTTCCGGTCATCGTTTTCTTTATCTCGTACAGTATTTCTGGAGCCATCGCTCTCTACTGGCTTACCACCAATCTTTTTAGTATTGCTCAAGAAGTCTTTATTCGTCGAAATATAAAAACTACTAGTCAAGTTTAAGGGCCCAGAGTGAAAGGTCTGTTTTGTTTATGAAAATGAGATAGTCCTCATCGGGGGAAAGTTTCGGTTCAACTACGTCAATATCAGTACCAAGGTTCTGTTTCGGTTCAACCAAAACTTGGGCAACATCATTATTAGTGTCGAAACGCCAGATGCGGTCAGAGAAATGGGTTACCCCTCTGTACCAATTGTCAGGCTCCTCAGGACCAAGACTGTCAATTGGTGCGGCACAGAAAAGCATGCCCACTTGTTTAATACTCCAAGTACATTTCTCAGCTAGAGTTGCAGGTAATATTTCAGTCAGAGTATTATTCGTGAGATTTTTAGCGAATGCCCTCGTTTTATTATTATCGGTATATGAATATACCACTCGATTGCCGAGATTGTTCGGAATCGCCATGAGCCCATTAAGTGGGCCAAGAATTTTTGCCAAGGTCCCACCAGATGTGCTTAGAGTGTATGCATAACCTGGGACATCTGCGCTTGCTTTTGTGTATACCACTAAGCGATTAAGAGCGGCGGACAAGTTCCAATTGCTGAAGGGAGAACTGAGAATAGTTTTTGCTCCCGTACCATTGAATGCCGCGGACACTATAGAGGAGGTATCTCGCAGAGTATAGAACAGAGCATTACCAGAACCTGCCTGCGCAGACAGGCCGACAGTAACTGCATTTATATCTCCGCGCAAAGCGGTGGAGGAAACAGTATAAAGAGCATCTGTGGAAGTTCCTTGAGGAGGAGTGAGGGTAAGAGAAATGTTTTTAACAATATCCAGTTCATCCTCAAGAGATCTCAAGATTACCGCGTTTCCGTCTGGTCGAAAGTATGCCTCATAAATTTTCGGCAAAGTGTTGTTTGTAACCTTTATCTTCTCTACAAATAAGGCGGCACCTGTCCCACTAGGAAGTAGGAAATCATAGATATGGCCTGTAGCGCGATCAACATATCGAACCATAGAATCAACCCCTCTTTTAAAAGTGACAAATCCAGCCACAGGCGTGGGAGATATGCGGAAAAGACTATTGGTTGGCGACCCAAATTCATCAAGTGGGAGCTCAGCTCCAGGCATATCTCCCAACTCCCCATCTGTCGGTAGAGCAGGAATATTTATATCTTCTCCGGAACCAAAGGGTAAAGAATTTCTAACCGCTTCTCCGACAGAAAACTCCGGCTCCCTCACGATAAAATACCATCCAAAGAATGCAATGAGTAGAATCGAAAGGATCGCTATTAAAATTATTAAAAGTCTTTTTGCCATAGAATTAAAATACAACGTGCCAATGGTCACCTGTCGACCTTCCCTGACCCACACGCTCAAAAACAAAACCTACTTGGCGTCCGCTACTTAACCGCACCACTGCGCCATTACCATTGTTAATCAAGAAACCTTTTGATGACATCCAACTTCTCAAGCTCTGATCGTTGGCCAAATCTACTATAGGATCTCCCACTCCATGAGTTTTATGTGGGCCGGGTTCTGTTCCCCCACTTACCATTACCCCACAACCACAGTCTTTCTTCAAAGTTATTAATCCCTGGATCGCACTCTCTGGCAGACCATTTAAATTTGTACATCCATATCCTTGTCCTTGTAAGCAGGGACCAGCGTTTATTCTAATGCCAACGTTAGGATCTTCTAATCTGTCCCTAACCACTTTATCGGCAGCTATTTCTTCAGGGGTCATTGGTATCCCCGCGCCACCTCCCCCACCTGGAGGAGTACTTGGAGTTTTTATCTCCTGTACTGGAATACTTAGGTCAAATTTTACCAATTTAGGATTAATCGTAAAGAGAATTAGCCAGGCTCCAATAGCAAGCATCAATCCCCAAATTGCATTTTGAATAGTGCCCTTAGCATCACTTTTGCCTTGGAAGGCATCAGTAGACATGTATTGAATACCGCCGAAAATTATTTTAAGCACCGCAAGTCCTCCAGCGATGGCAATGATTAAGGTGAAGAGACCTTGAATGTACGGACCAGCAGTGGTTGTTTTGGTGTCTCCTTGGTCTACACCGCTTAAAGGAATAGGGGCTAGAAGCTTGTAATCAGTAGCTTTTTGGGCGAAAACAGGAGTAAACAGTAGACAGTAAACTATAATTAATAAAAAGATTCTTTTCATTTATT
This Candidatus Paceibacterota bacterium DNA region includes the following protein-coding sequences:
- the rnpA gene encoding ribonuclease P protein component; the encoded protein is MLHFYLRVKPALTTRVIISVSKKISKKAVTRNTIRRRIRPIVREFVSNLKPATYFIVAQNGVEEIKGKELERELRMLFLSYNI
- the dnaA gene encoding chromosomal replication initiator protein DnaA; translated protein: MIDYKQLWQSVLVEIELSISSANFTTWFKDTRIVKEDSGVVVLSVPNAFVKEWLLTKYHNTILKSLRGLESSVHAIEYVVNKEESRKREERPGESTLHNKELPLPETQVNRDDNLNPRYTFETFVIGPFNELAHAAAQAVIKKPGIMYNPLFIHGSTGHGKTHLIQAIGNHIKTANPSKKVYYMTSEQFGQDCMNALQNQKMNVFKEKYRKYDVLIVDDIQFFSDKQKFQEELFHLFNTLYDNNRQIIFSSDKHPYFITGLEERLKSRLSAGMTVDIPAPDKESRIAIITAKAVQQGITLSGEIIDYLAHTINGNIRDLEGAVNTLLCHAQLKNREITMIDVRNYIKNNIKPKKTIAVKDVVRIVSDFYNIKEDSIYEKTRHKEVIRPRQIVMYLLREDFNISYPSIGQKLGGR
- a CDS encoding YidC/Oxa1 family membrane protein insertase; the encoded protein is MSFLYHTFFFDPLYNLLVLLFEVLPWVDAGLIVIFLTILVRLIIFPLSRKAVLTQVKMSEIAPDLAKIKEKYKDKAEEQARLTLALYKEKGVNPFSGILVIIIQIPIILALYQIFLHFPEVNSQLLYSFVAVPENISTTFLGFMDITAKSLVLALLAAVSTFFQFQLSMKGQTQPKGNSFGDNLTRSMQTQMKYFFPVIVFFISYSISGAIALYWLTTNLFSIAQEVFIRRNIKTTSQV
- the rpmH gene encoding 50S ribosomal protein L34 — encoded protein: MSTTYKPKKRKRARTHGFLSRQKTSTGRRTIRNRRRKGRTRLSTV
- a CDS encoding pilin, with product MKRIFLLIIVYCLLFTPVFAQKATDYKLLAPIPLSGVDQGDTKTTTAGPYIQGLFTLIIAIAGGLAVLKIIFGGIQYMSTDAFQGKSDAKGTIQNAIWGLMLAIGAWLILFTINPKLVKFDLSIPVQEIKTPSTPPGGGGGAGIPMTPEEIAADKVVRDRLEDPNVGIRINAGPCLQGQGYGCTNLNGLPESAIQGLITLKKDCGCGVMVSGGTEPGPHKTHGVGDPIVDLANDQSLRSWMSSKGFLINNGNGAVVRLSSGRQVGFVFERVGQGRSTGDHWHVVF